Proteins encoded by one window of Microcebus murinus isolate Inina chromosome 2, M.murinus_Inina_mat1.0, whole genome shotgun sequence:
- the TMEM222 gene encoding transmembrane protein 222 yields MAAEAEGSSPLLLPPLPPPPGMAEVEAPTAAETDMKQYHGSCGITMDVERSRFPYCVVWTPIPVLTWFFPIIGHMGICTSTGVIRDFAGPYFVSEDNMAFGKPAKYWKLDPAQVYASGPNAWDTAVHDASEEYKHRMHNLCCDNCHSHVALALNLMRYNNSTNWNMVTLCFFCLLYGKYVSIGAFVKTWLPFVLLLGIILTVSLVFNLR; encoded by the exons ATGGCGGCGGAAGCGGAAGGGAGTTCTCCGCTCCTGTTGCCGCCGCTACCACCCCCGCCCGGAATGGCGGAAGTGGAGGCGCCGACGGCGGCCGAGACGGACATGAAGCAATACCACGGCTCCTGCGGCATCACCATGGATGTGGAGCGGAGCCGCTTCCCCTACTGCGTGGTGTGGACGCCCATCCCGGTGCTCAC GTGGTTTTTCCCCATCATTGGCCACATGGGCATCTGTACCTCCACAGGAGTCATTCGGGACTTTGCTGGCCCCTACTTTGTCTCG GAAGACAACATGGCCTTTGGAAAGCCTGCCAA gTACTGGAAGTTGGACCCTGCTCAGGTATACGCTAGCGGGCCCAATGCCTGGGACACAGCTGTGCACGACGCCTCTGAGGAGTACAAGCACCGCATG CACAATCTCTGCTGTGACAACTGCCACTCGCATGTGGCCTTGGCCCTGAACCTGATGCGCTACAACAACAGCACCAACTGGAATATGGTGACACTCTGCTTCTTCTGCCTGCTGTATGGGAAGTATGTCAG CATTGGGGCCTTCGTGAAGACCTGGCTGCCCTTCGTGCTCCTCCTCGGCATCATTCTGACTGTCAGCTTGGTCTTCAACCTCCGGTGA